Proteins encoded in a region of the Sphingomonas japonica genome:
- a CDS encoding COQ9 family protein, which produces MRRERCSSRWRWCWCGSAGAPRSSLRRSVRRLNLRPGDNPMTDLSDATLDEIRAALAPLIARNAAFDGWSVKAVDAAAAQAGVDSDVARLAVSGGAVDMIDAWFASIDRAMLAALPAEQLAAMKIRDKIAALVEARLDALAPDREALRRALAILAMPQNVARALKLGWRSADLMWRLAGDTATDYNHYSKRAILGGVYGATVTIFLDDESEGFADTRAFLARRIEGIMRFEKTKAKLIGQAQYRPSLSRFIGRLRYPVV; this is translated from the coding sequence ATGCGGCGGGAGCGCTGCTCGTCGCGGTGGCGTTGGTGCTGGTGCGGCTCGGCGGGCGCACCCCGGTCCAGCTTGCGCCGGTCGGTTCGCAGACTAAATCTTCGCCCAGGAGATAACCCGATGACCGACCTGTCCGATGCCACGCTCGACGAGATCCGCGCCGCGCTGGCGCCGCTGATCGCGCGGAACGCCGCATTCGACGGGTGGAGCGTCAAGGCGGTCGATGCCGCGGCGGCGCAGGCCGGGGTCGATAGCGACGTCGCCCGCCTGGCCGTGTCGGGCGGCGCGGTGGACATGATCGACGCCTGGTTCGCCAGCATCGACCGCGCAATGCTCGCCGCGCTCCCCGCCGAGCAACTGGCCGCGATGAAAATCCGCGACAAGATCGCCGCCCTGGTCGAGGCACGGCTCGATGCGCTCGCGCCCGACCGCGAAGCGCTGCGCCGCGCGCTGGCGATCTTGGCGATGCCGCAGAATGTCGCGCGCGCGCTCAAGCTGGGCTGGCGCAGCGCCGACCTGATGTGGCGGCTCGCCGGCGATACCGCCACCGATTACAATCACTACTCCAAGCGCGCGATCCTGGGCGGCGTGTACGGGGCAACGGTCACCATATTCCTCGACGACGAGAGTGAAGGGTTCGCCGATACCCGCGCGTTCCTGGCGCGGCGCATCGAAGGGATCATGCGCTTCGAGAAGACCAAGGCCAAGCTGATCGGCCAGGCGCAGTATCGCCCGAGCCTGTCGCGCTTCATCGGACGGCTGCGCTATCCCGTGGTGTGA
- the rpsD gene encoding 30S ribosomal protein S4, which translates to MSKRSSAKYKLDRRMGENIWGRPKSPVNKREYGPGQHGQRRKGKVSDFGIQLRAKQKLKGYYGDVTEKQFKRAYTEAASMKGDTSQNLIGLLEQRLDMVVYRAKFAPTVFAARQIVSHGHIRVNGVKCNIASRKVKPGDEITLGSKAQQMALIMEAQSLAERDIPDYVAPDGNAKITFTRVPTLDEVPYPVKMEPNLVVEFYSR; encoded by the coding sequence ATGTCGAAGCGCTCCAGCGCCAAGTACAAGCTCGACCGCCGCATGGGCGAGAATATCTGGGGTCGGCCCAAGTCGCCCGTCAACAAGCGCGAATACGGCCCCGGCCAGCACGGCCAGCGCCGCAAGGGCAAGGTGTCGGACTTCGGCATCCAGCTGCGCGCCAAGCAGAAGCTCAAGGGCTATTACGGCGACGTCACCGAAAAGCAGTTCAAGCGCGCCTATACCGAAGCCGCGTCGATGAAGGGTGATACCTCGCAGAACCTAATCGGCCTGCTCGAGCAGCGGCTCGACATGGTCGTCTATCGCGCCAAGTTCGCGCCGACCGTGTTCGCCGCGCGCCAGATCGTCAGCCACGGCCACATCCGCGTCAACGGCGTCAAGTGCAACATCGCGTCGCGCAAGGTGAAGCCGGGCGACGAGATCACGTTGGGCAGCAAGGCGCAGCAGATGGCGCTGATCATGGAAGCGCAGAGCCTGGCCGAGCGCGACATCCCCGATTACGTCGCGCCGGACGGAAACGCCAAGATCACCTTCACCCGCGTCCCGACGCTCGACGAAGTGCCGTATCCGGTGAAGATGGAACCGAACCTGGTCGTCGAGTTCTATTCGCGCTGA
- a CDS encoding FeoA family protein yields MRNLAQLRRDERATVTGIDWPGLTVAEARRLRELGLDEGVTVELLHKASLGAGPVACRIGRMTVALRRHVAGAIRVAPLAG; encoded by the coding sequence ATGCGCAATCTCGCGCAACTTCGCCGCGACGAACGCGCGACCGTCACCGGCATCGATTGGCCCGGCCTGACCGTCGCCGAGGCGCGCCGCCTGCGCGAACTCGGGCTCGACGAGGGGGTCACAGTCGAACTGCTGCATAAGGCATCGCTGGGCGCTGGCCCGGTGGCGTGCCGGATCGGGCGGATGACGGTGGCGCTGCGCCGCCACGTCGCCGGGGCGATTCGCGTCGCACCGCTCGCCGGTTGA
- the feoB gene encoding ferrous iron transporter B: MTPAPLVALVGNPNAGKSALFNALTGARQKVGNYPGVTVERHSGRMALADGRPVELVDLPGAYSLDPSSPDEQVTRDVVTGAQAGERLPDAIIVVVDAGNLDNHLRFALQLIALGTPIVIALNMIDLAERDGLVLDAAALEHALGVPVVPTVAVRRRGLDDLCARLGEQLRTLGQATRLRSSAGVPEDIIVLQRRARELAVTATVSETATRRWTHRIDRIALHPIFGMALLLGILFVMFQAVFAWSEAPIGWIEGGMGALGEGAAAVLPDGFFQSLIVDGVIAGVGAVVVFLPQILILFAFILALEASGYMVRAAFMMDRVMAGVGLSGRAFIPLLSSFACAIPGIMATRTMDDEKDRLTTILIAPLMTCSARLPVYTIIIAAFIPDRSVLPGVGLQGLVLFALYLFGIVGAFVAALVLRRTVTKGASSGFMMEMPRYQLPRPRDFLLGLWQRAEIFLKRAGGIILVTTIILWALLSFPRPPEGSAVSPVDYSVAGRIANGLEVVVAPIGFNRDIALALIPAMAAREVAVAAIGTVYAIDDPEGEAGQASIRERLQARWSLPTALAFLMWFVFAPQCISTIAVARRETNSWRWPALMVGYLFALAYIAAGATYWAAVALGL; the protein is encoded by the coding sequence GTGACCCCGGCTCCCCTGGTAGCGCTGGTCGGCAATCCCAATGCCGGCAAGAGCGCGCTGTTCAACGCGCTGACCGGTGCTCGGCAAAAGGTCGGCAATTATCCCGGAGTCACGGTGGAGCGCCATTCCGGGCGGATGGCGCTGGCCGACGGGCGTCCGGTCGAGCTGGTCGACCTGCCCGGCGCGTACAGCCTCGATCCGTCGAGCCCCGACGAACAGGTGACGCGCGACGTCGTTACCGGCGCACAGGCGGGCGAGCGGCTGCCCGATGCGATCATCGTCGTCGTCGACGCCGGCAATCTCGACAATCATTTGCGCTTCGCCCTGCAGCTGATCGCACTCGGCACGCCGATCGTGATCGCGCTCAACATGATCGATCTCGCCGAACGCGACGGGCTGGTGCTCGACGCTGCCGCGCTGGAACATGCGCTGGGCGTGCCGGTGGTGCCGACCGTCGCGGTGCGCAGGCGCGGCCTCGACGATCTGTGCGCGCGGCTCGGCGAGCAACTCCGCACGCTTGGCCAGGCGACACGCCTGCGCAGCAGCGCCGGCGTGCCCGAAGACATCATCGTCCTGCAGCGCCGCGCGCGCGAACTGGCCGTGACGGCCACCGTCAGCGAGACCGCGACGCGGCGCTGGACGCATCGCATCGATCGCATCGCGCTGCACCCCATCTTCGGCATGGCGTTGCTGCTCGGCATCCTGTTCGTGATGTTCCAGGCGGTATTCGCGTGGTCGGAAGCGCCGATCGGCTGGATCGAGGGGGGCATGGGCGCGCTGGGCGAGGGGGCGGCAGCGGTCCTGCCCGACGGGTTCTTCCAGTCGCTGATCGTCGACGGCGTCATTGCCGGCGTCGGCGCGGTGGTGGTGTTCCTGCCGCAGATCCTGATCCTGTTCGCGTTCATCCTCGCGCTCGAGGCTTCGGGCTACATGGTGCGCGCGGCGTTCATGATGGACCGGGTAATGGCCGGAGTCGGGCTGTCGGGGCGCGCGTTCATCCCGCTGCTGTCGAGCTTTGCGTGCGCGATTCCGGGCATCATGGCGACGCGGACGATGGACGACGAGAAGGACCGGCTGACCACGATCCTGATCGCCCCGCTGATGACCTGCTCGGCGCGGCTGCCGGTCTATACCATCATCATCGCCGCGTTCATTCCCGACCGCAGCGTGCTGCCGGGCGTGGGGCTGCAGGGGCTGGTGCTGTTCGCGCTGTATCTGTTCGGCATCGTCGGCGCGTTCGTCGCCGCGCTGGTGCTGCGCCGCACGGTGACCAAGGGTGCGTCTTCGGGCTTCATGATGGAGATGCCGCGCTATCAATTGCCGCGGCCGCGCGATTTTCTGCTCGGGCTGTGGCAGCGCGCAGAGATTTTCCTCAAGCGCGCAGGCGGGATCATCCTCGTCACCACCATCATCCTGTGGGCGCTGCTCAGCTTCCCCAGGCCGCCCGAGGGAAGCGCCGTGTCGCCGGTCGATTATTCGGTCGCCGGGCGCATTGCCAACGGTCTGGAGGTGGTCGTCGCGCCGATCGGCTTCAACCGCGACATCGCGCTTGCGCTGATCCCGGCGATGGCGGCGCGCGAGGTGGCGGTCGCGGCGATCGGCACCGTCTATGCGATCGACGATCCCGAAGGCGAGGCCGGGCAGGCGTCGATCCGCGAGCGGCTGCAGGCGCGCTGGAGCCTGCCGACCGCGCTCGCTTTCCTGATGTGGTTCGTGTTCGCGCCGCAATGCATCTCGACGATCGCGGTGGCGCGGCGCGAGACGAATTCGTGGCGCTGGCCCGCACTGATGGTTGGCTATCTGTTCGCCTTGGCCTACATCGCCGCAGGCGCGACCTATTGGGCCGCGGTCGCGTTGGGATTGTAG
- the dinB gene encoding DNA polymerase IV, with translation MPAVRKILHVDMDAFFASVEQRDDPALRGRPVAVGSAAARGVVAAASYEARAFGVKSALPSVTALRRCPDLIFVPPRFDVYRAVSRQIHAIFAEYTDLIQPLSLDEAYLDVTTNLRALPTAWATAKEIRARIRDTLGLTASAGISYNKFLAKLASDHRKPDGQFAVTPDMGAIWVETLPVARFHGVGPVTAAKMARLGIVTGADLRAQSLDFLRAHFGSAAEWYHAIARGIDDRPVNPDRVRKSSGSETTFDRDLIADADILEGVQRMADEVWAWCAARQVFGRTVTIKVKYADFRQITRSRSYLAPIDSAAKLADASAALTASVLPTPQGIRLVGVTVSNLTSEREPSGTLPLFGAD, from the coding sequence ATGCCCGCGGTCCGCAAGATCCTGCATGTCGACATGGACGCCTTCTTCGCGTCGGTCGAGCAGCGCGACGATCCGGCCTTGCGCGGCCGCCCGGTCGCGGTCGGGTCGGCGGCGGCGCGCGGGGTGGTCGCGGCGGCCAGCTATGAAGCGCGCGCGTTCGGCGTGAAGTCGGCATTGCCGTCGGTCACCGCGCTCAGGCGCTGTCCCGACCTGATCTTCGTGCCGCCGCGCTTCGACGTCTATCGCGCGGTATCGCGCCAGATCCACGCGATCTTTGCGGAATATACCGACCTGATCCAGCCGCTGTCGCTCGACGAGGCGTATCTCGATGTCACGACCAATCTGCGCGCGCTGCCGACGGCGTGGGCAACCGCCAAGGAAATCCGCGCGCGCATCCGCGATACGCTCGGGCTGACGGCGTCGGCGGGGATTTCATACAACAAGTTCCTTGCTAAGCTGGCGTCGGATCATCGCAAACCGGACGGGCAGTTCGCGGTGACGCCCGACATGGGCGCAATATGGGTCGAGACGCTCCCGGTCGCGCGCTTCCACGGCGTGGGGCCGGTGACAGCGGCGAAGATGGCGCGGCTGGGGATCGTCACCGGGGCGGACCTGCGCGCGCAGTCCCTCGATTTCCTGCGCGCGCACTTCGGCAGCGCTGCCGAATGGTATCATGCGATCGCACGCGGCATCGACGATCGCCCGGTCAATCCCGACCGCGTCCGCAAGTCGTCGGGATCGGAGACGACCTTCGACCGCGACCTGATCGCCGACGCGGACATCCTCGAAGGCGTACAGCGCATGGCCGACGAGGTGTGGGCTTGGTGCGCTGCCCGGCAAGTCTTCGGGCGCACGGTGACGATCAAGGTCAAATATGCCGACTTCCGCCAGATCACGCGCAGCCGCAGCTATCTGGCGCCGATCGACAGCGCGGCGAAACTGGCAGACGCCAGCGCGGCGCTGACCGCGTCCGTCCTGCCGACGCCGCAGGGCATCCGGCTGGTCGGCGTGACCGTGTCGAACCTGACCAGCGAGCGCGAACCGTCCGGCACGCTCCCGCTGTTCGGCGCGGACTAG
- a CDS encoding DMT family transporter encodes MHHGDGSTKTTPGQSGTPLGPLIAVVVANIALAFGPWFVRMADTGPVAAAFWRIALAVPVLLVVAAVMARGKPAFAGVRGLWGVLVIAGIAFAADLGSWHFGIVRTTLANATLFGNSATFIYPIYGFLIARAWPSRSQGVALLLAAIGAGLLMGRSAELSPQNLVGDLFSLLAGILYAVYFIFMARARAVMAPLPALALSSLMTVLPLLAVALLLGEAIVPTDWTPLILLAVVSQLLGQGLMIYALGHLSPIVVGLALLLQPVVAATIGWIAYGERLAAADAAGALLVAVALVLVRLGGRTPVQLAPVGSQTKSSPRR; translated from the coding sequence ATGCATCACGGCGACGGCTCAACAAAAACTACGCCCGGCCAAAGCGGCACGCCCCTCGGGCCGCTGATCGCGGTGGTCGTGGCCAATATCGCGCTGGCGTTCGGGCCGTGGTTCGTGCGCATGGCCGATACCGGCCCGGTCGCCGCGGCATTCTGGCGGATCGCGCTGGCGGTGCCGGTGCTGCTGGTCGTGGCGGCGGTGATGGCGCGCGGCAAGCCGGCATTTGCCGGCGTACGCGGGCTGTGGGGCGTGCTCGTCATCGCCGGCATCGCCTTTGCCGCCGATCTGGGGAGCTGGCATTTCGGGATCGTGCGCACCACGCTCGCCAACGCCACGCTGTTCGGCAATTCGGCGACCTTCATCTACCCGATCTACGGGTTCCTGATCGCGCGCGCGTGGCCCAGCCGCAGCCAGGGCGTGGCGCTGCTGCTCGCCGCGATCGGGGCGGGGCTGTTGATGGGGCGATCGGCGGAGCTGTCGCCGCAGAATCTGGTCGGCGATCTGTTCTCGCTGCTCGCGGGCATCCTCTATGCGGTCTATTTCATCTTCATGGCGCGCGCGCGGGCGGTGATGGCGCCGCTGCCCGCGCTGGCGCTGTCGTCGCTGATGACGGTGCTGCCGCTGCTCGCGGTCGCGCTGCTGCTCGGCGAGGCGATCGTGCCGACCGACTGGACGCCGCTGATCCTGCTGGCGGTGGTCAGCCAGCTGCTGGGTCAGGGGCTGATGATCTATGCGCTCGGGCATCTCTCGCCGATCGTGGTCGGGCTGGCGCTGCTGCTGCAGCCGGTGGTGGCGGCGACGATCGGGTGGATCGCCTATGGCGAGCGGCTGGCGGCGGCCGATGCGGCGGGAGCGCTGCTCGTCGCGGTGGCGTTGGTGCTGGTGCGGCTCGGCGGGCGCACCCCGGTCCAGCTTGCGCCGGTCGGTTCGCAGACTAAATCTTCGCCCAGGAGATAA
- a CDS encoding agmatine deiminase family protein has protein sequence MTLPPPAEWAPHAAVWIGFPSHADVWGPPLDGARAETAAFANAVADGGRGEKVLLVAADDEAAAAAALLVDGHVKVIVEPFGDVWLRDTAVIVTGDGSARDFAFNGWGGKYDFPGDDDIGARLARRQGIAFTSSDWFLEGGSIDGDGTGLAVTTEQCVLNHNRNPGMSQGAASEKLHADLGFDRILWLGNGLVNDHTDGHVDNLARFVGVNRLAIPSPEDNDPNWLIYLDAVRRAEAFGIEVVRIPSPGRVLVDEEVVPASYMNFYIGNRVVAVPTYGMPNDDAAVAAVQALFPDRKAVGLRADDILTGGGSFHCISQQIPRI, from the coding sequence ATGACGCTTCCGCCTCCCGCCGAATGGGCGCCGCATGCCGCCGTGTGGATCGGCTTTCCCAGCCACGCCGATGTCTGGGGTCCGCCGCTCGACGGGGCGCGTGCCGAGACGGCGGCGTTCGCCAACGCCGTCGCCGATGGCGGGCGCGGGGAAAAGGTGCTGCTGGTGGCAGCCGATGACGAAGCGGCGGCGGCGGCGGCGCTGCTCGTCGACGGCCATGTCAAGGTGATCGTCGAGCCGTTCGGCGACGTCTGGCTGCGCGATACCGCGGTGATCGTCACCGGCGACGGCAGCGCGCGCGACTTCGCCTTCAACGGCTGGGGCGGGAAATACGATTTTCCGGGCGACGACGATATCGGCGCGCGGCTGGCGCGGCGGCAGGGCATCGCCTTCACCTCGTCGGACTGGTTCCTCGAGGGCGGGTCGATCGACGGCGACGGTACCGGGCTGGCGGTGACCACCGAGCAATGCGTGCTCAATCACAATCGCAATCCCGGCATGTCGCAGGGCGCGGCTTCGGAAAAGCTGCATGCCGATCTGGGGTTCGACCGCATCCTGTGGCTCGGCAACGGTCTGGTCAACGACCATACCGACGGGCATGTCGACAATCTGGCGCGCTTCGTCGGGGTCAATCGGCTGGCGATCCCGAGCCCTGAGGACAACGACCCCAACTGGCTAATCTATCTCGACGCGGTCCGCCGCGCCGAGGCGTTCGGGATCGAGGTCGTGCGCATCCCCTCGCCCGGCCGCGTGCTGGTCGACGAGGAAGTGGTGCCGGCGAGCTACATGAATTTCTATATCGGCAACCGTGTCGTCGCCGTGCCGACCTATGGCATGCCCAACGACGATGCGGCGGTGGCAGCGGTGCAGGCGCTGTTCCCGGATCGCAAGGCGGTGGGCTTGCGCGCCGACGACATTCTGACCGGCGGCGGCAGCTTTCATTGCATCAGCCAGCAGATTCCGCGGATCTAA
- the ssb gene encoding single-stranded DNA-binding protein — MAGSVNKVILVGNLGRDPESKTFQNGGKVVNLRIATSESWKDKMSGERKEKTEWHSVAIFNEGLANVAERYLRKGSKVYIEGALQTRKWQDAQGQDKYSTEIVLQGFNSVLTMLDGAPGAGGGGGQGGGSRGGDDWGAGGDSFAGQGSSRGGGAARGGQRPMNDFPDDLDDDVPF, encoded by the coding sequence ATGGCGGGCAGCGTCAACAAGGTGATCCTGGTCGGCAATCTCGGCCGCGATCCCGAAAGCAAGACCTTCCAGAACGGCGGCAAGGTCGTCAACCTGCGCATCGCCACGTCCGAATCGTGGAAGGACAAGATGTCCGGCGAGCGCAAGGAAAAGACCGAATGGCATTCGGTGGCGATCTTCAACGAAGGCCTCGCCAACGTCGCCGAGCGCTATCTGCGCAAGGGCAGCAAGGTCTATATCGAGGGCGCGCTGCAAACCCGCAAATGGCAGGATGCGCAAGGCCAGGACAAATATTCGACCGAGATCGTGCTGCAGGGCTTCAACAGCGTGCTGACCATGCTCGATGGCGCGCCGGGCGCTGGCGGTGGCGGCGGCCAGGGCGGCGGTTCGCGGGGTGGCGACGACTGGGGAGCTGGCGGCGATTCGTTCGCGGGTCAGGGATCGAGCCGGGGCGGCGGTGCGGCGCGCGGTGGCCAGCGGCCGATGAACGACTTTCCCGACGATCTCGACGACGACGTGCCGTTCTGA
- the aguB gene encoding N-carbamoylputrescine amidase — MNQVTVAAMQLAFTADIDANIAAVSDLVREARGKGAQVVLPPELFEGEYFCRTEEEEWFATARAVTEHPVVLAMQRLADELDLYIPTSFFEADGPHHYNSLAMIGPDGAVQGVYRKSHIPDGPGYEEKFYFRPGNTGFKVWDGPQAKLGVGVCWDQWYPEVARAMTLMGAEILFYPTAIGAEPHDATLDTRHMWRRAMIGHAVSNVIPIVASNRIGTEHGQTFYGHSFICDEFGEMLAEFGAEETGVLTATLDLARVRKNRAGMGFFRDRRPELYRRLVEDV, encoded by the coding sequence ATGAACCAAGTCACCGTTGCCGCGATGCAGCTTGCCTTCACCGCCGATATCGATGCCAACATCGCCGCGGTCAGCGACCTGGTGCGCGAGGCCAGGGGCAAGGGCGCGCAGGTCGTACTTCCGCCCGAACTGTTCGAGGGCGAGTATTTCTGCCGCACCGAGGAGGAGGAATGGTTCGCGACGGCGCGCGCCGTCACCGAGCATCCCGTGGTACTGGCGATGCAGCGACTGGCCGACGAGCTCGATCTTTACATCCCGACCAGCTTCTTCGAGGCGGACGGGCCGCACCACTATAACTCGCTGGCGATGATCGGCCCCGACGGGGCGGTGCAAGGGGTCTATCGCAAGAGCCACATTCCCGACGGACCGGGCTATGAGGAGAAATTCTATTTCCGCCCCGGCAATACCGGTTTCAAGGTTTGGGACGGCCCGCAGGCAAAGCTCGGCGTCGGCGTGTGCTGGGACCAATGGTATCCAGAGGTGGCGCGTGCGATGACGTTGATGGGCGCCGAAATCCTGTTCTATCCAACCGCGATCGGCGCCGAACCGCACGATGCGACGCTCGACACGCGGCACATGTGGCGGCGCGCGATGATCGGTCATGCGGTGTCGAACGTGATCCCGATCGTCGCATCGAACCGCATCGGCACCGAGCATGGCCAGACATTTTACGGCCACAGCTTCATCTGCGACGAGTTCGGCGAGATGCTCGCCGAATTCGGGGCGGAGGAGACCGGCGTGCTGACGGCGACCCTCGACTTGGCGCGCGTCAGGAAGAACCGCGCGGGCATGGGCTTCTTCCGCGATCGGCGGCCGGAATTGTACCGGCGGCTGGTCGAGGACGTCTGA
- a CDS encoding chorismate mutase yields the protein MTTILSGPDCTTMAEVRAGVDATDRELVALLARRFAYMDAAARIKPDRAAVRDEARKAAVIANVRAEARRHDIPEAIVADLWETLVEGSIAYEFAAFDAR from the coding sequence ATGACGACGATCCTATCCGGACCTGATTGCACGACGATGGCCGAGGTGCGCGCGGGCGTCGATGCCACCGACCGCGAGCTGGTCGCGCTGCTCGCCCGTCGCTTCGCCTATATGGACGCCGCCGCGCGCATCAAGCCGGACCGCGCGGCGGTGCGCGACGAAGCCCGCAAGGCGGCGGTGATCGCCAATGTCCGAGCCGAAGCGCGGCGGCACGACATTCCCGAAGCCATCGTCGCCGATCTCTGGGAAACGCTGGTCGAGGGGTCGATCGCGTACGAGTTCGCGGCATTCGACGCACGCTGA
- a CDS encoding M28 family metallopeptidase — protein MRDLRSIGLLVLVLGGCAMSTAPDPSTGAATAIPIEQFKDGVRELSSDAFEGRAPGTPGEEKTLAWLTKNFAAAGLQPGNDGSWFQDVPLVEITASGITPLTFSGGSEALSLKPGSDMVVTTNRVTPRIDVTNSPVVFVGYGITAPERGWDDYAGVDVKGKSVVILVNDPDWETQGTTGIFNGRAMTYYGRWTYKFEEAARHGAAAALIVHQTEPAGYGWNVVESSWSGPQQVADAADGHMDATKANGWIQLDQAKRLFASAGQDFDKLAAAAKVKGFKPVPLAGVQASVAFDNAIRKHASKNVIGILPGTQRPDEVVLYTAHWDHLGRCGAAPDGDDICNGAIDNATGTAALVALAKANADAGATPRSQVFLAVTAEESGLLGSAYYGDNPVYPHGRTVAGVNMDALSMAGPARNVIVVGKGKSQVDGYLDRALAEQGRVATAEPTPEKGFYYRSDHFSFAKHGVPMLYFEGGDDLVRGGKTAGAAAAKAYEEGAYHGPKDEYDPNWDWTGVERDLMLYYRVGRALAETDAWPNWVEGDEFRAIRDQSRAGR, from the coding sequence ATGCGTGACTTAAGATCGATCGGACTGTTGGTGCTGGTCCTTGGCGGATGCGCCATGTCCACCGCCCCCGACCCGTCGACCGGCGCCGCAACCGCGATCCCGATCGAACAGTTCAAGGACGGCGTGCGGGAACTCTCATCCGACGCCTTCGAAGGGCGCGCGCCGGGGACGCCGGGCGAAGAGAAGACGCTCGCCTGGCTTACCAAGAATTTCGCCGCGGCCGGACTTCAGCCTGGCAATGACGGAAGCTGGTTCCAGGACGTGCCGCTGGTCGAGATCACCGCGAGCGGCATCACCCCGCTGACCTTTAGCGGCGGGAGCGAAGCGCTCTCGCTCAAACCCGGCAGCGACATGGTCGTCACCACCAACCGGGTGACGCCGCGCATCGACGTGACGAACAGCCCCGTCGTGTTCGTCGGTTACGGCATCACCGCGCCCGAACGCGGCTGGGACGATTATGCCGGCGTCGATGTGAAGGGGAAGAGCGTCGTCATCCTGGTCAACGATCCCGACTGGGAGACACAGGGGACGACCGGCATCTTCAACGGCCGGGCGATGACCTATTACGGCCGCTGGACGTACAAGTTCGAGGAAGCCGCGCGCCACGGCGCCGCCGCCGCGCTGATCGTCCACCAGACCGAGCCGGCGGGCTATGGCTGGAATGTCGTCGAATCGAGCTGGAGCGGACCGCAGCAGGTCGCCGACGCCGCCGATGGGCATATGGACGCGACCAAGGCCAATGGCTGGATCCAGCTCGACCAGGCCAAGCGGCTATTCGCGAGCGCCGGGCAGGATTTCGACAAGCTGGCGGCAGCGGCCAAGGTCAAGGGGTTCAAGCCGGTGCCGCTGGCCGGCGTGCAGGCGTCGGTCGCCTTCGACAACGCCATCCGCAAGCACGCGTCGAAGAACGTGATCGGCATCCTGCCCGGCACGCAGCGCCCCGACGAGGTCGTGCTCTACACCGCGCATTGGGATCATCTCGGCCGCTGCGGGGCCGCACCCGACGGCGACGATATCTGCAACGGTGCGATCGACAACGCGACCGGAACCGCAGCGCTGGTCGCGCTCGCCAAGGCCAACGCCGATGCCGGGGCGACGCCGCGCAGCCAGGTGTTCCTCGCGGTCACCGCGGAGGAGTCGGGGCTGCTGGGATCGGCCTATTATGGCGACAATCCCGTCTATCCGCACGGACGGACGGTTGCGGGCGTCAACATGGACGCGCTGTCGATGGCGGGGCCGGCCAGAAACGTGATCGTCGTCGGCAAGGGCAAGTCGCAGGTCGACGGCTATCTCGACCGCGCGCTGGCGGAGCAGGGCCGCGTCGCGACTGCCGAGCCGACTCCGGAAAAGGGCTTTTATTACCGGTCCGACCATTTCAGCTTCGCCAAGCATGGCGTGCCAATGCTGTACTTCGAAGGCGGCGACGATCTCGTCCGCGGCGGCAAGACTGCGGGAGCGGCCGCGGCCAAGGCATATGAGGAAGGCGCCTATCACGGCCCCAAAGACGAATATGATCCGAACTGGGACTGGACCGGCGTCGAGCGCGACCTGATGCTCTATTACCGGGTTGGACGCGCCCTCGCCGAGACCGATGCCTGGCCGAACTGGGTGGAGGGCGACGAGTTCCGCGCGATCCGCGACCAGAGCCGCGCCGGGCGATAA